From a single Flavobacteriales bacterium genomic region:
- a CDS encoding PadR family transcriptional regulator, whose product MNIENTKAQMRKGILEFCILSLLNDTDAYASDIIERLKQSKLIVVEGTLYPLLTRLKNAGLLSYRWEESSSGPPRKYYALTPVGKQFLKELNTTWEELEQAVHSTTSKNKNHE is encoded by the coding sequence ATCAACATCGAAAACACCAAGGCGCAGATGCGCAAAGGGATTCTCGAGTTCTGTATCCTCTCACTACTCAACGACACGGATGCTTATGCCTCCGACATCATCGAGCGACTGAAACAATCCAAACTGATTGTGGTGGAAGGTACCCTCTACCCTTTGCTGACCCGGCTCAAGAATGCCGGACTGCTCAGCTACCGCTGGGAAGAATCTTCCTCCGGTCCGCCCCGAAAATATTATGCCCTGACACCTGTAGGCAAGCAATTCCTGAAAGAACTCAACACCACCTGGGAAGAACTTGAACAGGCCGTTCATTCCACCACTTCCAAAAACAAGAACCATGAATAA
- a CDS encoding histidine kinase: MCLTGFTSATPWKSSLWSILLLLILSFANISGVHARVSADSLRALSIGGLKAFLATEQSDTSLANAYWELTDLYKKVNRDSAMYWVEEGLRRTREAGNRLWEGNLLMEKARIYHWYDEFETSNAIYRESLPIFMEMNRYGRIAAVYNGIFVNHIDAGIHHDSVDTYFFKLIALKDSLGDAKLIGKAHYNYSIQQFQEGKYHLAVDHLMQAIEIYKEVGYDKGVLMSKSNLAQIQFGLKNIDKAIELNKEVGVEFKKMGDEVRYAGALQNLGACYEALHRYDQAVQCFREAIALNNKNNFQRNNLQAYEGLAAHMYALDKPDSSLYFAGLALALEKENYPAYSQAANLTMAQAYVAKGNYPLAERYALGYLKYNREKGADEYTSNSYKVLARLYEKWGKHKEANTYYALNEELRDSMFKKQYTQQVADMEAWYWSAQKRNDLTLAKKNEALKSQEANQAVIQKELYASQRNGLFVLFILLGTSGVLVYRVNLQRKKSQYMKQVSEMELKAVRAQMNPHTVFNVMSAIQALILKGDLQKAHQGMGKFGQLTRRILENSEKQLIPIEDEIMALQSYIEIESLRFPIQYKIEVDPELDQEMVEIPSMILQPYVENAIKHGIANKDRGVAGKLNIRLAKETNGIFCTVEDDGVGRDEAESKKNVRDQHYSMGTRLIRERLDLLGKGMSGRASVDILDVKNENGKVVGTRVELHIPVAFGEN; encoded by the coding sequence ATGTGTCTTACCGGATTCACCTCTGCCACTCCTTGGAAAAGTTCTCTATGGAGTATCCTTCTCCTGCTGATTCTTTCATTTGCCAACATATCCGGTGTTCATGCCAGGGTAAGTGCCGACAGCCTGCGGGCATTGTCAATCGGAGGCTTGAAAGCATTTCTCGCCACCGAACAATCAGATACCTCCCTTGCCAATGCCTACTGGGAACTGACGGATCTGTATAAGAAGGTCAACCGCGACAGCGCCATGTATTGGGTGGAAGAAGGACTCCGGCGTACCAGGGAAGCGGGCAACAGGTTATGGGAAGGAAACCTGCTGATGGAAAAGGCACGTATTTACCATTGGTATGATGAATTCGAAACATCCAATGCCATTTACCGGGAATCCCTTCCGATTTTCATGGAGATGAATCGCTATGGCCGCATAGCAGCGGTGTACAACGGCATTTTCGTGAATCACATCGATGCCGGCATCCATCACGATTCTGTGGATACGTATTTCTTCAAACTGATCGCGCTGAAAGATTCCCTCGGGGATGCCAAGCTCATCGGTAAGGCGCACTACAATTACAGCATTCAACAATTCCAGGAAGGTAAATATCACCTGGCTGTGGACCACCTCATGCAGGCCATTGAGATTTACAAGGAGGTAGGGTATGACAAAGGTGTACTGATGTCAAAAAGCAACCTGGCCCAGATCCAGTTCGGATTGAAAAACATCGACAAGGCAATTGAGCTGAACAAGGAAGTGGGAGTTGAGTTTAAGAAAATGGGTGATGAGGTGCGGTATGCCGGCGCATTGCAGAACCTGGGAGCGTGCTATGAAGCCCTGCACAGGTATGATCAGGCTGTTCAATGTTTCAGGGAAGCCATTGCCCTGAATAATAAGAACAACTTCCAGCGTAATAACCTGCAGGCGTATGAAGGCCTCGCCGCTCACATGTATGCGTTGGATAAACCCGACTCCTCCCTGTATTTCGCAGGCCTGGCACTGGCATTGGAAAAGGAAAACTATCCGGCCTATTCACAGGCCGCAAACCTGACCATGGCACAGGCATACGTAGCAAAAGGAAATTATCCTCTGGCGGAACGGTATGCACTGGGTTATTTGAAATACAACCGTGAAAAAGGCGCCGATGAGTATACTTCCAACAGCTACAAAGTGCTGGCCCGGTTATATGAAAAATGGGGCAAGCACAAAGAGGCCAACACCTATTATGCATTGAACGAGGAACTGCGCGACTCCATGTTCAAAAAACAATACACCCAACAGGTGGCCGACATGGAAGCCTGGTACTGGAGCGCCCAAAAGCGGAACGACCTCACCCTGGCAAAAAAGAACGAGGCGCTTAAGTCGCAGGAAGCCAACCAGGCCGTAATACAGAAGGAGCTTTATGCCAGTCAGCGCAACGGACTTTTCGTGTTGTTCATTTTGCTGGGAACATCCGGCGTGCTTGTTTACCGGGTGAACCTGCAAAGGAAAAAGAGCCAGTACATGAAGCAGGTGAGTGAAATGGAATTGAAGGCGGTCCGTGCGCAGATGAATCCGCACACCGTGTTCAATGTGATGTCGGCCATTCAGGCACTGATTCTCAAAGGTGACCTTCAGAAAGCGCACCAGGGAATGGGTAAATTCGGGCAGCTCACCCGAAGAATTCTTGAAAACTCCGAGAAACAACTGATTCCGATAGAGGATGAAATCATGGCGCTTCAGAGTTATATTGAGATCGAATCACTCCGTTTCCCGATCCAATATAAGATTGAAGTGGATCCCGAACTCGACCAGGAAATGGTGGAGATCCCTTCCATGATTCTTCAACCGTATGTGGAAAATGCCATCAAGCATGGCATTGCCAACAAAGACCGGGGCGTGGCCGGCAAACTGAACATCCGCCTCGCCAAAGAAACCAATGGCATATTCTGTACGGTGGAGGACGACGGTGTGGGACGGGATGAGGCGGAATCCAAAAAGAACGTGCGCGACCAGCACTATTCCATGGGTACGCGACTGATCAGGGAACGGCTTGACCTGCTCGGCAAGGGCATGTCCGGCCGGGCCTCTGTGGATATCCTTGATGTGAAAAACGAGAACGGAAAGGTGGTGGGTACACGGGTTGAGCTGCACATTCCGGTTGCTTTTGGTGAGAACTGA
- a CDS encoding IS1595 family transposase, producing MEKFTIKQFRERFPNDNACLAELFKIRYGHMKECPKCEHKAEYVRVKTRKCYHCRYCYHQIYPTAGTIFHKSTTPLKDWFFVMFLMTSTRNGVASKEVERLLGCTYKTALRMTHQIRKLMSGKDKDKLTGFVEMDESWVGGTPRTSDYGSKWEKYPYRWRDFNRKSTVFGMVERRGHVWAVVVPDAKKETLVPIITKSVDKSAKVSTDENKAYKRLCDLGYEHKAVSHMIKQYRDGWATTNTIEGFWSQLKRMVKGTHIFVSREYLQRYIDECAYRYNQRELGREMFNHLLLRVAG from the coding sequence ATGGAAAAATTCACAATCAAACAGTTTCGTGAGCGGTTTCCCAATGATAACGCGTGTTTAGCTGAACTGTTCAAGATTAGGTACGGGCATATGAAGGAATGCCCAAAATGTGAACACAAAGCCGAATATGTTCGGGTAAAAACACGAAAGTGCTACCATTGTCGATACTGTTACCACCAAATCTACCCAACTGCCGGAACCATATTCCACAAATCCACGACACCTTTAAAGGATTGGTTTTTTGTTATGTTCTTAATGACCAGCACCCGAAACGGTGTTGCGTCCAAAGAGGTTGAACGACTCTTAGGCTGTACATACAAGACAGCCCTGCGTATGACCCATCAGATACGCAAGCTTATGAGCGGGAAAGACAAGGACAAACTAACCGGTTTTGTTGAAATGGATGAAAGTTGGGTGGGTGGCACTCCCCGGACAAGTGACTATGGAAGTAAATGGGAAAAGTATCCATACAGATGGAGGGACTTTAACAGAAAGTCAACTGTGTTTGGAATGGTAGAACGACGTGGGCATGTATGGGCTGTTGTGGTGCCAGATGCCAAAAAGGAAACACTTGTGCCAATTATCACAAAAAGTGTGGACAAAAGCGCCAAGGTATCGACTGACGAAAACAAAGCCTACAAGCGATTGTGCGACCTCGGATATGAACACAAGGCAGTAAGTCACATGATAAAGCAATACCGTGATGGATGGGCCACAACGAACACAATTGAGGGATTCTGGAGCCAATTAAAGCGAATGGTAAAGGGGACACACATCTTTGTATCCAGGGAATACTTACAGCGATACATTGATGAATGCGCTTATCGCTACAACCAACGTGAACTAGGAAGAGAAATGTTTAATCATCTTCTTTTGAGGGTGGCTGGTTGA
- a CDS encoding Rieske 2Fe-2S domain-containing protein: protein MHFEKRVQWIRVYLTEEAAQRKIPLNSSQTVTAGGWSFCMARTEEGIFALGPRCPHQGFKWGGASCQDGFIVCPLHRFGFNLKNGKGQGMHVETFPVEVRKDGVFVGVERRVFVW from the coding sequence ATGCACTTTGAAAAACGTGTTCAGTGGATCAGGGTGTACCTGACCGAAGAAGCCGCACAGAGAAAGATTCCCCTGAACAGTTCACAAACCGTAACGGCAGGGGGGTGGTCTTTTTGCATGGCGCGTACCGAGGAAGGTATCTTTGCGCTTGGCCCTCGCTGTCCGCACCAAGGATTCAAATGGGGCGGAGCTTCCTGCCAGGATGGATTCATTGTATGCCCATTGCACAGGTTCGGTTTTAACCTCAAGAATGGAAAAGGGCAAGGGATGCACGTGGAGACATTCCCGGTTGAAGTCAGGAAAGATGGGGTTTTTGTAGGCGTTGAGAGGCGTGTGTTTGTTTGGTGA
- a CDS encoding response regulator, with the protein MEKQFTFEIKVIVAIVITVLIVGASGIFAYKSISGIVNSLNDAAKPDITQILLKDILSDISNAESSVQSYSIIKEPRYLIPYYHAVTSIDEKIDKLYDLSAKDRFQRSTIDSVSKLIEKKFLILDSILNMQERDQVDLALKKISEKLKTGPNKKASTAEEKENSVSNIFNKIFNSRKPADTAQPLPVPIEEMQHEIARIQQFELKRSQEMKAKQLAFTRQSKLVNDHIQTLILQLEDQEIQRIEEETGEAEAQAIQTNRMIAAFCAAASIMLLLVGFVIINYTRKNNAYRKILKEAKADAEQLAKARENFMATMSHEIRTPMNAIVGFTEQVLQSNLRPEQKEQLDMVKKSADHLLRIINEILDYSKLEAGKLELEYIGFNPGKLIEEITLLMKPQAIKKNLDLTWELENSVPQILLGDPVRLKQILLNIVGNAIKFTEQGNIRIHAKPVLSGNTNLYLELKVTDTGIGINKEHLEKVFREFEQAETHTSRKYGGTGLGLTITRKLVEIQGGDIQVDSLPGKGTTITMTLPYGIGNESDLPQEGEAPVPYEHLSNINVLFADDEAYNRILLATILKKWNVRFTEVQDGQAAVNELRQRHYDIVLMDIRMPEMDGIEATKMIRTQLEGDKASVPIIALTAVTSQEDMRLCREAGMNDFLAKPFKEKELYRKLLDHLHIIPNENIQAGKTSDAPPASPEQNATKKYNLRELYDAASGNETFVADMIGVFNQSTREGIQQIKQAAAKNNWKMVANVAHKISAPCRHMELTDMLDLIKDIESKARDKTDINLIPGLISRLDAEAGTIIPLLEKEIEKRTGKPGSS; encoded by the coding sequence ATGGAAAAACAATTTACGTTCGAAATCAAGGTGATCGTTGCCATTGTCATCACCGTATTGATCGTAGGCGCCTCAGGCATCTTCGCATACAAAAGCATATCCGGCATCGTCAACTCGCTGAACGATGCAGCCAAACCGGATATCACACAGATCCTTTTAAAGGACATTCTCTCGGACATTTCAAACGCTGAAAGCAGTGTACAGTCCTATTCCATCATCAAGGAACCACGGTATCTGATACCTTACTATCATGCCGTCACATCCATTGATGAAAAAATTGACAAGCTCTATGATCTGAGTGCAAAAGACCGGTTTCAAAGATCCACGATCGACAGCGTGAGCAAACTCATTGAAAAGAAGTTCCTGATCCTGGACAGCATCCTCAACATGCAGGAGCGAGACCAGGTAGACCTTGCCCTTAAAAAGATTTCGGAAAAACTAAAAACCGGTCCGAACAAAAAAGCATCAACTGCAGAAGAGAAAGAAAATTCCGTCAGCAATATCTTCAACAAGATATTCAACAGCCGAAAGCCGGCCGACACAGCCCAGCCACTGCCAGTCCCCATCGAAGAGATGCAACATGAAATTGCACGCATTCAACAATTCGAGCTGAAAAGGTCGCAGGAAATGAAAGCCAAACAACTTGCATTCACCCGACAAAGCAAACTGGTAAACGACCACATACAAACCCTCATCCTTCAACTGGAAGACCAGGAGATACAACGCATCGAAGAAGAAACCGGAGAAGCCGAAGCACAGGCCATTCAAACCAACCGCATGATCGCCGCCTTCTGCGCTGCCGCATCAATTATGCTGTTGCTTGTGGGCTTTGTGATCATCAACTACACCCGGAAAAACAACGCTTACCGCAAGATCCTCAAAGAAGCCAAGGCGGATGCTGAACAGCTGGCGAAAGCCCGTGAAAACTTCATGGCCACCATGAGCCATGAGATCCGCACACCCATGAATGCGATTGTTGGGTTCACCGAACAGGTGCTGCAATCCAACCTCCGGCCCGAACAGAAAGAACAGCTGGACATGGTCAAAAAATCAGCCGATCACCTCTTACGCATCATCAACGAAATCCTGGATTATTCCAAACTGGAAGCCGGAAAACTGGAGCTGGAATACATCGGGTTCAACCCCGGGAAACTGATCGAAGAGATCACACTGCTCATGAAACCCCAGGCTATCAAAAAAAACCTGGACCTGACCTGGGAATTGGAAAACAGCGTTCCCCAAATCCTGCTAGGTGACCCGGTCAGACTCAAGCAAATCCTCCTGAACATCGTCGGAAATGCCATCAAGTTTACCGAGCAAGGGAACATCCGCATCCACGCAAAACCCGTCCTCTCCGGCAACACCAATCTATACCTTGAACTCAAGGTGACAGATACGGGGATCGGCATCAACAAAGAACACCTCGAAAAAGTGTTCCGGGAATTCGAACAGGCGGAAACACACACCTCCAGGAAATACGGCGGAACCGGACTCGGCCTCACCATCACCCGAAAGCTGGTGGAGATCCAGGGCGGCGACATACAGGTGGACAGCTTACCCGGGAAAGGTACCACCATCACAATGACCCTTCCCTATGGCATCGGAAATGAAAGCGATCTCCCTCAGGAAGGCGAAGCCCCCGTTCCCTACGAACACCTGAGCAACATCAACGTGCTCTTTGCCGATGACGAAGCCTACAACCGCATCCTGCTTGCAACCATCCTCAAAAAGTGGAACGTGCGCTTTACCGAAGTACAAGACGGGCAAGCTGCGGTGAACGAACTCCGGCAACGCCACTATGACATCGTATTGATGGATATACGCATGCCGGAAATGGACGGCATTGAAGCCACCAAAATGATCCGCACACAACTGGAAGGCGACAAAGCCTCCGTGCCCATCATCGCCCTCACCGCCGTTACATCACAGGAAGATATGCGCCTGTGCCGTGAAGCCGGAATGAATGATTTCCTCGCCAAACCCTTTAAAGAAAAAGAACTGTACCGGAAGCTGCTTGATCACCTGCACATCATTCCCAACGAAAACATACAGGCCGGAAAAACCTCCGATGCTCCTCCCGCATCACCCGAACAAAATGCAACCAAAAAGTACAACCTCCGGGAACTGTATGACGCAGCATCCGGAAACGAAACATTCGTAGCAGACATGATCGGCGTGTTCAACCAAAGCACCCGGGAAGGGATTCAACAGATCAAACAGGCAGCCGCAAAAAACAACTGGAAGATGGTTGCCAATGTAGCCCACAAAATTTCCGCACCCTGCCGCCACATGGAACTCACGGACATGCTCGACCTCATCAAAGACATCGAATCAAAAGCACGCGACAAAACGGACATAAACCTGATCCCCGGACTCATCAGCCGGCTCGACGCAGAAGCCGGCACCATCATTCCACTGTTGGAAAAAGAAATCGAAAAACGAACCGGCAAGCCCGGATCATCGTGA
- a CDS encoding rhomboid family intramembrane serine protease: MNPVQKIKLKYSILFPALLLGMMWASWLIVDASGMDASRFGTLPRSFQGLIGILTGPFIHDPENLDHILSNSLPMLVLGAFTYYFYRRVAIRVFLWIYLAHGLLLWCFARPVVHIGASGLIYGLATFLFASGIFRRDRSSVAVALVVTFLYGGMMWGIFPMPNHVSWEAHLFGAVSGVMTAAMYWKVDLPPPPVYDYELEEEEPETDEEAHAQDNHDGHHPPKPGITVHVHYLPKTHHPHRPHDAL; the protein is encoded by the coding sequence ATGAATCCGGTCCAAAAAATAAAGCTTAAGTACAGCATCCTGTTCCCGGCATTGTTGCTGGGCATGATGTGGGCCTCCTGGCTTATCGTGGATGCTTCGGGCATGGATGCGTCCAGGTTCGGAACCTTACCGCGGAGCTTTCAAGGATTGATCGGTATTCTCACGGGCCCCTTCATCCATGATCCTGAAAACCTGGATCACATCCTGTCGAACAGTTTGCCCATGCTGGTTCTTGGAGCTTTTACCTATTATTTTTACCGGCGTGTGGCGATCCGCGTGTTTCTCTGGATTTATCTGGCCCACGGGTTGCTGCTATGGTGCTTTGCCCGACCTGTGGTGCATATCGGAGCGAGCGGCCTGATCTATGGCTTGGCCACGTTCCTGTTCGCCAGCGGTATTTTTAGGCGCGACCGAAGTTCGGTGGCGGTGGCATTGGTTGTGACCTTTTTGTATGGAGGTATGATGTGGGGCATTTTTCCCATGCCGAACCATGTTTCCTGGGAAGCCCACCTGTTCGGTGCGGTATCCGGAGTGATGACAGCTGCTATGTATTGGAAAGTGGATTTACCGCCACCACCGGTATACGACTACGAACTGGAGGAGGAAGAGCCTGAAACGGATGAGGAGGCCCATGCGCAAGACAACCACGATGGTCATCATCCGCCCAAACCCGGAATTACGGTGCATGTTCATTACCTGCCAAAGACCCACCACCCACACAGACCTCACGATGCACTTTGA
- a CDS encoding sigma-54-dependent Fis family transcriptional regulator: MNNKPFRIFVIEDNDWYNKLLVHNLSLNPDFEVQGFHTGKEFLKHLSQNPDVVSLDYRLPDMEGDELLKKIKDYNKDIEVIIISEQESIETAVSLLKAGAYDYLVKEKNIRDRLLNTVNHIRNNASLKAQVSELQQEVQHKYDFQSSIIGNSPRIQPIFRLIEKASASNITVTVTGETGTGKELVAKAIHYNSDRKDKPFVAVNASAIPAELVESEFFGHEKGAFTGASFRRIGKFEEANGGTLFLDEIGDMDAAFQAKLLRAIQEKEIVRIGSNKPIRTDCRIIVATHKNLQQEVKAGRFREDLYFRLFGLSIELPPLRERSTDILMLAKHFITLACKENNWERKTLSEEARTKLTGYTYPGNIRELKSMIELAVVMADGNEIRPEDIIFGTNEMFGDTLPDADLTLREINRRVVARYMQKYDRNIQTVAEKLDISPSTIYRMLKEKDQA, translated from the coding sequence ATGAACAACAAACCATTCCGCATTTTCGTGATCGAAGACAACGACTGGTACAACAAGCTGTTGGTTCACAACCTTTCCCTGAATCCCGATTTTGAAGTGCAGGGCTTTCATACGGGAAAGGAATTCCTGAAACACCTCAGCCAGAACCCAGACGTGGTGTCGCTCGACTACCGCCTGCCCGACATGGAAGGCGACGAGCTCCTGAAAAAAATAAAGGACTACAACAAAGACATCGAGGTGATCATCATTTCCGAACAGGAAAGTATCGAAACCGCCGTGTCACTCCTCAAGGCGGGCGCTTACGATTACCTGGTGAAAGAAAAAAACATCCGCGACCGGCTGCTCAATACCGTTAACCACATCCGCAACAACGCCTCCCTTAAAGCCCAGGTGTCGGAGCTACAACAAGAGGTACAACACAAATACGATTTCCAGTCGTCCATCATCGGCAACAGTCCGCGCATCCAACCCATCTTCCGCCTCATCGAAAAGGCATCCGCCAGCAACATCACGGTAACCGTAACCGGCGAAACCGGCACCGGCAAAGAACTGGTGGCAAAAGCCATACACTACAATTCCGATCGAAAAGACAAACCGTTCGTGGCCGTGAATGCATCCGCCATCCCCGCAGAACTGGTGGAAAGTGAATTCTTCGGACACGAGAAAGGCGCCTTCACCGGCGCCTCTTTCCGACGCATCGGCAAGTTCGAGGAAGCCAACGGAGGCACACTCTTTCTCGATGAGATCGGCGACATGGACGCCGCCTTCCAGGCCAAACTGCTCCGCGCCATCCAGGAAAAAGAAATCGTACGCATCGGTAGCAACAAACCCATCCGCACCGATTGCCGGATCATCGTGGCCACCCACAAAAACCTCCAGCAGGAAGTCAAGGCCGGCCGCTTCCGGGAGGACCTATATTTCCGATTGTTCGGACTCTCCATCGAATTGCCTCCGCTCAGGGAACGAAGCACCGACATCCTCATGCTCGCCAAACACTTCATCACCCTCGCCTGCAAAGAAAACAACTGGGAGCGGAAAACCCTCTCCGAAGAAGCACGCACCAAACTCACCGGCTATACCTACCCGGGCAACATCCGGGAACTAAAATCCATGATTGAACTGGCCGTGGTGATGGCCGACGGAAATGAGATCCGCCCCGAAGACATCATCTTCGGCACCAACGAAATGTTCGGAGATACACTCCCCGATGCAGACCTCACCCTCCGCGAAATCAACCGCCGCGTGGTGGCGCGCTACATGCAGAAGTACGACCGCAACATCCAAACCGTTGCGGAAAAGCTCGACATCAGTCCGTCTACCATTTACCGCATGCTGAAAGAAAAAGACCAGGCGTAA
- a CDS encoding UbiA family prenyltransferase, translating to MATVKQYLSLVKFSHTIFALPFAMIGFTLGILERGAGIDGWLLLKVLLCMVFARSAAMAFNRYADRRFDAQNPRTAVREIPSGVIGANGALAFTLINALLFIVTTGFINPLCLALSPVALAVILGYSLTKRFTALCHLILGIGLALAPIGAYLAVTGVFAWMPLMFSFAVLFWVSGFDIIYALQDESFDRTHHLKSIPVWLGSKGALRLSEMLHTGSAACVLMAGWMGNMGIGYWTGCALFIGLLIYQHRLVKPNDLSRVDLAFFTANGIASVVFAASVILDLCWL from the coding sequence ATGGCAACTGTCAAACAATATCTTTCTCTGGTGAAATTCAGTCACACGATTTTCGCCCTTCCATTTGCGATGATCGGTTTTACGTTGGGTATCCTGGAACGGGGCGCAGGCATTGACGGATGGCTGTTGCTGAAAGTACTACTGTGTATGGTTTTTGCCCGGAGTGCAGCCATGGCATTCAACCGATATGCCGACCGGCGTTTCGATGCACAAAATCCCCGGACAGCAGTCAGGGAGATCCCTTCAGGTGTGATAGGTGCCAACGGGGCACTGGCTTTTACCCTGATCAACGCATTGCTGTTCATTGTAACCACCGGCTTCATCAACCCGCTCTGCCTGGCGTTGTCGCCGGTAGCACTGGCTGTGATCCTTGGTTATAGCCTGACCAAACGATTCACCGCACTGTGCCACCTGATCCTTGGTATCGGCCTGGCACTTGCCCCCATTGGCGCTTATCTGGCAGTCACCGGTGTATTTGCCTGGATGCCGCTGATGTTCTCTTTCGCCGTGTTGTTCTGGGTCAGTGGCTTCGATATCATCTATGCCCTCCAGGATGAATCTTTTGACCGCACTCATCACTTGAAATCCATACCGGTCTGGCTCGGAAGCAAAGGTGCACTCCGCCTGTCGGAGATGCTTCACACCGGATCCGCTGCCTGCGTGCTTATGGCAGGATGGATGGGAAACATGGGCATAGGCTATTGGACCGGATGTGCCCTTTTCATTGGCTTGCTGATCTATCAGCACCGCTTGGTCAAACCCAATGACTTAAGCAGGGTCGACCTGGCATTCTTCACCGCCAATGGCATAGCCAGCGTGGTTTTCGCCGCTTCCGTCATTCTGGATCTCTGCTGGCTCTAA
- a CDS encoding DUF3825 domain-containing protein, with protein MQTQTKTQNPLFQYASLGKIDDTLNKLQSTAIPENWDYAKTPCQKQFPILRNYLIHTFMRIKEQGKIAEYERYSCFNTGLITPNYQEIFILFKETQDGSGRFFVEFCKESDSNLARFSKLPERATYFDDISELFYDFGLELRINIDHIVDDPNNIDRFPEDIKKLPKHQIINTLTGAIEHAKKRVMRNYKTAIPQYYRGQFVPEGQIQLLLPLCLTNPSTADLALAIYKNGSYYNGRTCLTLDMAINNARLIARPDDEWLKP; from the coding sequence ATGCAGACTCAGACAAAGACCCAAAACCCACTTTTTCAATATGCTTCTCTTGGCAAGATTGATGACACATTGAACAAGCTTCAATCAACAGCAATCCCAGAAAATTGGGACTATGCCAAGACACCGTGTCAAAAACAATTTCCTATTCTTCGCAATTACTTGATTCACACATTTATGCGAATCAAGGAACAAGGAAAAATAGCTGAATATGAAAGATATTCATGTTTTAACACAGGGCTAATAACACCTAATTATCAGGAAATATTCATACTGTTTAAGGAAACACAGGACGGTTCTGGCCGGTTCTTTGTTGAATTTTGTAAGGAAAGTGATTCAAACTTAGCTAGATTCTCAAAGCTTCCTGAAAGAGCCACCTATTTTGATGACATATCAGAACTGTTTTACGACTTCGGATTAGAATTAAGGATTAACATTGATCACATAGTTGATGATCCTAATAATATTGATAGATTCCCCGAGGACATCAAAAAGCTTCCCAAGCATCAAATAATAAACACGCTTACTGGCGCAATTGAACATGCCAAGAAACGTGTGATGCGTAACTACAAGACTGCCATTCCGCAATACTATAGGGGGCAATTTGTTCCAGAAGGCCAAATTCAACTGTTACTTCCTTTGTGTCTGACGAATCCTTCTACAGCTGATTTAGCTCTCGCCATCTATAAGAACGGGTCATACTACAATGGAAGAACGTGTTTGACTTTGGATATGGCTATAAACAACGCCAGACTGATCGCCCGCCCAGATGACGAATGGCTAAAGCCATAG
- a CDS encoding response regulator: MSTIKKIKIAVTEDNRYYNAILSRYLQTVCKGMQNRYPGLNFDIRSYHSGEELLENVEKDLDILLLDYYLSDDPGQDTLNGPEVLAVVRDYCKHCSVIMVSEQNQVVNAVELMKKGLYDYVDKNLSSNNRIGSIIQEIIRKRVAA, translated from the coding sequence ATGAGCACGATCAAGAAAATCAAAATCGCCGTAACCGAAGACAACAGGTACTACAACGCCATCCTCTCCCGCTATCTTCAAACCGTTTGCAAGGGCATGCAAAACCGCTACCCCGGGCTTAACTTCGATATCCGTTCTTACCATAGCGGCGAAGAACTTTTGGAGAACGTGGAAAAAGACCTCGACATCCTGCTGCTCGACTACTACCTGTCAGACGACCCCGGACAGGACACCCTCAACGGACCGGAAGTACTGGCCGTGGTGCGCGACTACTGCAAGCACTGCAGCGTCATCATGGTATCAGAACAAAACCAGGTGGTGAATGCGGTGGAGCTGATGAAGAAAGGGCTCTACGATTATGTTGACAAGAACCTGAGCTCCAACAACCGCATCGGCAGCATCATCCAGGAGATCATCCGGAAACGGGTGGCCGCCTGA
- a CDS encoding TfoX/Sxy family protein, translating into MASDPTFVDFITDQINHPAGVTAKKMFGDYGIYAGNKIFGLICDNLLFIKPTEAGRKFIGKPVEAPAYPGAKNSFLIKDKLEDREWLSELTRLTVAELPEPKPKKKKAGKR; encoded by the coding sequence ATGGCATCCGACCCCACCTTTGTCGACTTCATCACCGACCAGATCAATCACCCCGCCGGTGTAACGGCTAAAAAAATGTTCGGAGATTATGGCATCTATGCCGGCAACAAAATCTTCGGCCTCATCTGCGACAACCTTCTGTTCATCAAACCCACCGAAGCCGGTAGAAAATTCATCGGCAAACCGGTGGAAGCTCCTGCCTACCCCGGCGCCAAAAACAGTTTCCTGATCAAAGACAAACTGGAAGACCGTGAATGGCTGAGCGAACTCACCCGGCTCACCGTGGCCGAACTGCCCGAGCCCAAACCCAAAAAGAAAAAGGCCGGGAAACGGTAA